In Luteimonas viscosa, the genomic window GGCGAGCAGCGCGTTGACGATCTCGCGCGTCGGCTTCGGCTCGCCGTTGCTGATGAAGTACGCGCGTCCCGCGCACGCAGCGCCGGGGGCGAGGTGCTCGAACGCATCGAAATGGGCCTGCGCGGCATTGTCGATGTAGGTGGTATCGATCAGGTTGTGGCCACCGCCGACGAAGCGCAGCCGCCCCGCTTTCGCACGCTCGACCAGCCGCGGCAGGATCTGCTGGTCGCCGGGGCCCCAGATCAGCCGCGGACGCAGCGCGACCGTGGCCAGGTCGGCATCGTTCGCCGCCAGCACCGCTTTCTCGGCGATGGTCTTGGTTTCCGCGTACGGGGCCTTGAAGCCCTCGCCGTAGGGCACGGTGTCGGCGGTGCCGCCTTCGACCGGATGCGTGGCGCGATGGGTGACGCTCGGCGTGGACGTGTACACCAGCTTGCCGATCCCGTGTGCGCGACAGGCGTCGAGCACGTTCTGCGTGCCGGTGACGTTGGCCGAGTAGTAGCTGTCGCGGCTTCCCCAGGCACCGGCTTTCGCGGCGTTGTGGAAGATCGCATCGACCCCGGTCGCGGCGGCGAGCACGGCATCGCGATCGGCGAGGTCGCCGCGCAGCTGGTGCACGCCGAGCGCATCGAGCGCGGGGTAATGGCCGCGGTTGAAGCTGGCGACCTCGTGGCCGCGTTCGACCAGGCCGCGGCACAGCGCCTGGCCCAGGAATCCGCCGCCTCCGGTGACGAGGATCTTCATCGTGCGCTCCGGGCAGCGGCCCATGCCGCGAGCTTCTCGCGGCCGATCTTGGCGTTGTGGCGGATGTCGACGGGAAAGCCCGGATGGAACGCGAAGGCATCGATGCGCGCCGTATGCGCGAATCCCGCACCGATCGTCCGCAACTCGCGCTCGATGCGCGCATGCTGCGCGGCGGCGATGCCGGCGGCGACCTCGACGCAGAGCACCGCGCGCTGCGCGCCATGCGCGCCGATCCCGACCAGCGCGGTGCGGCGTACGTCCGGATGGGTGTTGAACACCGGCTCCACCTGCTCGGTGTACAGCGGCCCGTCAGCGGTCTCGACCCGCTGCGACTTGCGGCCGCAGAACCAGAGGCGGCCCTCGGCGTCGAAGTAGCCCAGATCGCCCATGCGGTGGACGACGCGGGCGGTCGCCACCGCATCGACGCCACCCCCGCCGCCAGGCGAGGACGACGGCGTCTCCCGGATCTTCGCCAGCCGCGTCTGCGCATCGCGGTTGAAGTACTCGTCGGTGGCGCTCGGCCCCGCGACGGTGATTTCCCCGACTTCGCCCGGCGCCGCCGGCAGCGCGTCCGACCAGGCCTCGATCGGCCCGTCGTCGATGGCGATGATGCGCACCTCGTTCGGCGGCACCGGTCGGCCGACGCATGTCCCCGCGCCGCGCTCGGTGCGCTCGCGCAGCGCCAGCAGTTCCCGGCCTTCGATCACCGCCACCGGCAGGCATTCGGTCGCGCCGTAGGGCGTCCAGAAGCGCGCCTCCTCCGGCAGCAGTTCGAGCATCCTCGCCACCACCTCGGGCGGCACCGGCGCGCCGGCCGAGGTCACGCGCCGCAGCGTCGGCAGCGGCACGCCGTGGTCGGCCAGCACCCGCATCAGCGCCGGGGAGCCGAACAGCTGGTCGACGCCGAAGCGCGCGATCGCCGCGTGCAGCTTGCGCGGATCGGCCTGCGCCGGGCGGGTGGGATCCATGTCGGGGATGATCGAGGTCAGGCCGAGCGCGGGATCGAACAGCGCGAACGGCGGGAAGGTCGGGAAGTCGATGCCACCGGCCGCGATCCCGAACGCGTCGCGCAGCATCTCGATCTGAGCGACGAAATGGCGGTGGCGGTAGACCACGCCCTTGGGCACGCCGGTGGAGCCGCTGGTGAACAGGATCGCGGCGACGGCGTCGGGTTGGGTGTCCACCCGTTGCGAAGCGCGCCCCGCACCCTCGCGCTCGATCCGCGCCAGCGTCGCGTCGGCCAGCAGCGCGAACCGGCCGGTGGTGATGCGTACCCGCGCCGACCGCGCCCAGCCCAGCAGCACGCGCGCGAGCTGCGCCAGCGGGATGCCGACGAAGGCCTCCGGCCGCGCCTCGTCCAGGCACTGCTTCAGCGCGCGCCGGTCGATGCCCGGATCCACCAGCACCGGCACCGCGCCGGCCTTGAACAGGGCGAACATCAGCACGAAGAACTCGGGGGTCGGCCGCACCATCACGACCGTGCGGGTGCCGGCGGCGATCCCGCGCGCAGCCAGGCCGGCGGCGATCGCATCGCTGCGCGCGTCCAGTTCGCCGTAGGTCAGCGAGACTGCGTAGCGGCCGTCGCGGCCGGGGCAGCGCATGGCGACGCGGCCCGGCGCCTGCGCCGCCAGCCGCGGCAGGGCGGCAGCGATGTTGCAGGGCGGGGGCGCGGACCCGGCCGATGCCCGGTCGACATCAGGCGCCGACGCCACGGCTCTCCCGGGGGGCGCCGGGCCGGTCGAGCCGGCGATCTGTTCCTGCACCATGCGCGGGTTCCGCGTTCGCGAAAGGCACATTATCGCCCCGGGGCCCTTGCGCACGGCCGCGGCGCCGGGACAATGGCGCACCCTCCCCGCTCGCGCCGCGCAAGGCCCGGCTTCCCATGCACCCCTGCCTGACCTGTGGCGCCTGCTGCACGCAGTACCGCGTCGCCTTCCACTGGATGGAATCGGACGAGGCCGGCGACGGCGGCGTGCCTGCGGCGCTCACCGAGCGGCTCGACGGGCATCGCCTGTGCATGCGCGGCACCTATTCCGATCCGATCCGGTGCGTGGCGCTGGACGCGCAGATCGGCGTGTACTCGCGTTGCACGATCCATCCGCACCGGCCGTCGGTCTGCCGCGAGGTCGATGCCTCGTGGGAACACGGACGCGCCAGCGACCAGTGCGACCGGGCGCGCCTCGCGCACGGCCTTCCGCTGCTGGGTGCCGACGACTGGCGCTGGCGCGATGCGGCCGGCGGGGGCCGGGATCCTGACGACGGCAACGCGCCGACCGTCGACCTGCCGCCGCTCGCCGCTTGACCCGCCGCGCGTCTGCGCGCCCTGCGCTGCCTCAGGGGCCGGCAGCCGCCATGCCCGGGCGCGACCCACGCAGCCGGCAAGGCCGTCTGCGGTCGCGGCCGCCATCGATCCGACTGCTGGATCCTTCGCGCGCGCAGGGGCTTGCGCCAGCGGGCGCGCCTACAGGGGATTGCGATCGAGGAAGGCGCGGATCGCGGGCACCAGCACCTCGTGCCTGTCTTCGAGCACGTAGTGGCCGGCGTCCTCGAAGGCATGCACCTCGGCCTGCGGCAGCGCACGACGGAAACGCTCGAGGAAATCGCGGTCGAACACGAAGTCCTTCAGGCCCCAGCCGAGGAATGCGGGACGGTCGGCGTACTCGCCCAGGCGCCGGCCGGACTCGGCCACCAGCGGCCAGGCCCGGTCTTTTTCCGACAGGGGGATGTCCTGCATGAAGCGCACGGTGGAAATGCGGTGCTTCCAGTTGTCGTAGGGCGCGACATAGGCGCGGCGTACCTCGCGCGGCATCGTCCGCTCGACCCCGAACCGGGCCGCGCCTGCGGAGAAGGCGTTGAAACCGCGGATCAGCAGTTCGCCGACGTGGTAGTCGCGGCCGAGCGCGATCTGCCACGGCATCGGCTTGCCCGCCGGCATCGGGAACCCGGCGGTGTTCAGGACGACCAGGCGCCTGACCTGCGCCGTGTGCGACAGCGCCCAGCCGAAGCCGATCATGCCGCCCCAGTCGTGCACGGCCAGCGTCATCGGCCCATCGACGCCGAGATGGTCGAGCAGCGCCGCCAGGTCGTCGACGCGCGACTGCAGGGTGTAGTCGTAGCGCGGCAGCGCGTCGGCATCGTCGTCGGGCTTGTCCGAGAGCCCCATGCCGACATGGTCGGGCACGATCACCCGGTAGCGGTCGCGCAGCCCGTGGACCAGGTGACGCCAGTAATAGCCCCACGACGGATTGCCGTGCAGCGCGACCACCACTTCGCCGCCGCGCGGACCCTCGTCCAGGTAATGCAGGCGGATCCCGGGACGGACCTCGAAACGATGGCTGGCGAAGTCGTAGTCGGGGAAGGACACGGCGCGGGACAGGTTCGTGAAGACGCGCATTGTAGCGATGGCGAGGATTCGGGCGCCGTGCTCATCTTCCTGAACACGTTGCGAAGGGCGCGGCGCGTCGATGCGCGGTTGGGCCGGTATCCTGCGCCGCATCATCGGATCGAGCGCCCCGGGCACCACCCCCACATCGGACCAGGGCACGGCGCGGATGCGCCTGCGCGAGGCCACCGCCGACCTGCACGCACGGGTGGACGCGCTGTTCCCGCGCGGCCTGGATTCGGTCGCCACCTACCGCCGCTACGTGCTGGGCATGCACCGCTTCGCCACCGACTTCGAGATCGCAGTCGCGGCGCGCCCGCGCCATTCGGAATGGCTGGCCCGCGACCTGTCGTCGCTGGCGCTGGCGCCGCTCGCGGCCGAGGGCGTGCGCGGTCCGGCCTCCGGCGCGGCCACCCGGCTGGGATGGTGCTACGTGATGGCCGGCAGCGGCATGGGCGCGCGCGTGCTGTTGCGCGATGCCCGGCGGCTCGGCTTCGACCGCGGGCGCGGCGCCGGCTTCCTGGCGCGCCACGCGGTCGCGGAGGACTGGTCCGCGCTGCAGGCGCGGTTGTCGGCGCTCGATGCCGACGACGCGCCACGCATGGCCCAGGCCGAGCACGGCGCGCGGACCGCCTTCGCACTGGTCCGTGCCTGTTTCGAGCGCAGCTTCGACCTTGTTCCCGTTGCCGCCGACAAGGAGCACGCATGACCCCCGAACTCGAACGCGCGCTCGACGCCTGCGCCAGCGAGCCGATCCACCTGCCGGGCGCGATCCAGCCGCACGGATACCTGATCAGCTGCCAGCTGCCGGACTGGTCGATCCACCATGTGTCGGCCAACATCGAGGCGCTCACCAGCGCGCCGCCGGAAGACATGCTGCGTCGCTCGCTGCGCGAGTTCATCACCGACGACGTGATCCAGACCATCGCCGAGACGATCGGGTTCGCCGAACCCGGCGCGCAGGCGCAACGCGCGGCGGTGGCGAACATCGGTCCGATGGCCGCGCTGTGCGAGGTCAGCGTGCACGTCGCGCAGGGACTGGTGCACATCGAGATCGAACCGCACGTGCGCGGCGCCGGGGAGCGCTCGCCGACCGTGGTGGCGCAGGCGATGATCACCCGGGTCGCGCAGGGCGGCGACGACGAAGGCTTCCACCAGCGCGTGGCCGAGCAGGTGCGCCTGCTCACCGGCTACGACCGGGTCATGGTGTACCGCTTCCGCCACGACGATTCCGGCGACGTGGTGGCCGAGTCGCGCGACTCCGCGATGCCGGCCTACCTCGGCCTGCGCTATCCCGCCTCGGACATTCCGCCGCAGGCGCGCCGGCTGTACCTGCACAACCGCATCCGCGTGATTCCCGATGCGAACTACACGCCGGTCCCGGTGCTGCCGGACCGCAGCGCGCGCGGCGAGCCGCTCGACCTGGGTCAGCTGTCGCTGCGCAGCGTGTCGCCGGTGCACCTGGAATACCTGGCCAACATGGGGGTTGGCGCGTCGATGTCGATCTCGATCATCGCCGGCGGCCGCTTGTGGGGGCTGGTCGCCTGCCACCATCGCGGCGTGCGCCATCTCTCGCCCGGCGTGCGCGCCGCCGCCGACCTGTTCGGCCTGTTCGTCTCGATGCGCGTCGCCGCGCGCGAACAGCAGGAAGCGGCCGCGATGGAGGACGGCGCGCGTGCCGTGCGCGACACCCTCGCGCTGCGCCTGGCGCACGCCAGCGACCCGCGCCTCGCCATCGCCGCCGAGCTCGACCTGCTGCGCCGCGCGGTCGCCTGCGATGGCGTGGCCCTGCTGCAGTCCGGCCGCTGGTATGGCGCCGGACGCACGCCGCCCGCCGAGCGTATCCCCGACCTGCTGGCCTGGCTGGCGCGCGAGGCGCATCCGGCGGCCCCGGCGATGACCGACCGCGCCGAGGACTGGAGCCCGGGCCCCGAGGCCGCCGACGGCATCGCCGGGGTGTTCGCCCTGCCGCTCGATCCAGGCAGCGACGAGTGGCTGCTGTTCTTCCGCTGCGAGCAGATCGAGGACGTGCGCTGGGCCGGCCGCCCGGACGAACCGTTCGTGGTCGCGGGCGACGGCAGTCGGATCGGTCCGCGCGCGAGCTTCGCCGCGTGGCGCGAGACCGTGCGCGGCAGCAGCGCCCCCTGGAGCGACGCCGACGCGCGCATCGCCCGCCGCCTGTGGCTGGTGCTGCGCGAGCACTACCGCCGCCCCGGTCCGCACGCGGAGGTCGGCGACCTGCGCGGCCACCGCAGCCGGCTCGACGTGCGCGACCACGGCAAGCGGCTGCTGCAGCTGTCGGAACTGCTCGACGGGCTGGTGCACGTCAGCCCGGTCGAGACCGCACGGCTGTCGGCACGGATCGCGAAGCTGGAAGAGGAATTGCAGGGGCTGGTGTCGTCCGCGAACCTGGCGGGCAGTTCCAGCCGCTAGGATCCCGACGACCGCACGGCGATCACGCGCCCGCGGGTCGGCTTGCGCCCGGCGCGTCGCCGTCGTCGGCGGCGACGCCGGCATGGAGCTCGCACGGCCATTCCATCCCCTGCAGCGCCTGCGCGAATCGCGCGGAAGCGGGCTCGCGGAAGCCGTCGCCCGGACGCAGCCACACCACGTGCCTGCCGGCGCGCGCATGCGCGGCCACCCACGACAGGCAATCCGCCGGATCCGGCTGCGCCGGCTCGCGCGGCGCATCCTTGCGCGCCAGCGCCAGCACCGCCTCGCCGACGCCGGCATCGACCAGCAGCACGTCGGCCAGGTTCATCGCCCGCAGCGCGCCGAGGGTGAGCCGGGCGGGATCGCCCGGCCCGGTGCCCACCAGGCTGATGCGGCCGCCGACCGGGGCGATGGCTGCCGGATCGAGCATCGCCGCGAAGGCCCGCTCCGCCTCCTCCGCGCGGCCGGCGCGAAGCAGCGCGGGCACGGCGCCGTCGATCACCGCATCGAACCAGCGCCGGCGCCGGTTCAGGTCGGGCAGCCGTTCGCGGATGACGTCCCGGTGGCGCGCGAACAGCCCGGCCAGCGCGCCGAGCGAGGGATCGAGTTCGATCTCGAGCCGCTCGCGAAGGCGCCGCGCCAGCATCGGCGCCGCGCCGCCGGAGGAGATCGCCAGCTGCAGGGGCGCGCGGTCGATCACCGCCGGTACCTGGAAGCTCGACAGCCGCGCGTCGTCCACCACGTTGGCGAGCGTGCGCCGCGCGGTGGCCTGCGCCGCCAGCGCGGCGTTGAAGGCGCCGTCGTCGGTGGCGACCACGAGCAGCCAGGCGGCGTCGATCCAGGCCGGGTCGAATTCGCCCTCGGCGCACTCGATGCGCCCCTCGGCCTCCCAGCCCCGGAGCGTGGGATGCAGTGCGCGGGCATGCACCCGGACCCTGGCACCCGCGTGCAGCAGGGCCTCGATCTTGCGCACGGCGACCTCGCCGCCGCCCACGACCAGCACCTCGCGTCCGGCGAGATCGGCGAACAGGGGGTAGAGCGGCATTGCGTCTCCCTTGGCAAACCTCGGCGCCAGCGCTTATGTTGCAAGGCAACATAGCGCCAACCCCTCCCCGCCGCCAGCCAGCCGCCGCCCGGGCATGCCACGGATCCTGCTGATCAACGACACCGCCAAGCCGATCGGCGACCTGCGCGACGCGCTGGTCGACGCCGGCCACGAGGTGCTGGGCGTGGTCGACGGCGTGAGCGCACTGCTCAAGGCGGTGGAGGCCCACCTGCCGGACGTGGTGATCCTCGACGTCGATTCGCCGTCGCGCGACGCGCTGGAGCAGCTGGCGATGCTGCACCGGCACGCGCCGCGCCCGGTGGTGATGTTCTCGGCCAACGGCGACGAACAGCTGATCCGCGCCGCGGTCGGCGCCGGCGTCGCCGCCTACGTCGTCGATGGGCTCTCGCCATCGCGGCTGCACCCGATCATCCAGGTCGCGCTGGCGCGCTTCGAGCAGGAATCGCAGCTGCGCCAGCAGCTCGAGGGCGTGCAGCAGCAGTTGCAGGACCGCAAGCTGATCGACCAGGCCAAGGGCCTGCTGATGGAGAAACGCGGCATGAGCGAACGCGATGCCTACGCCGCGCTGCGGCAACAGGCGATGCGGCAGAACCTGAAGCTGGCCGACGTGGCGCGGCGGATCCTGTCGATGGCGGACCTGCTGGGATGACGTCCATGACCACCGCAACCCCCCGCCCGCTGCGCATCGGCTTCATGCCGCTGGTGGACTGCGCGCCGCTGGTGGTGGCGGTGCGGCTCGGGATCGACCGCCGCCACGGCCTGCGGCTGGAACTGCGGCGGCAGGGCTCGTGGGCGGCGGTGCGCGACAAGCTGCTGTCCGGCGAACTCGATGCCGCGCACGCGCTGGCCGGCATGGTCTACGGGATCGAGACCGGCATCGGCGGGCCGCAGGAGCAGATGGCGGTGCTGATGGTGCTCAACCAGAACGGGCAGGCGATCGTGCTCGCGCCCGAAGCCGCGCAGCGGTTGCGCGCCGGCGTGCCGCTGCGCGAGGCGCTGGACGTGCCCGCGCGACGACCGGTGCTGGCGCAGACCTTCCCCACCGGCACCCACGCGATGTGGCTGTACTACTGGCTGGCGGCGCAGGGCGTGGACCCGCTGCACGAGGTCCAGGCCGTGACCCTGCCGCCGCCGGAAATGCCCGCGGCGCTCGCGCGCGGCGAGATCGAAGGCTATTGCGCCGGCGAACCGTGGGCGGCCCAGGCCGAAACCCTGGGCGCCGGCGCGCGCGTGATCCGCAGCGGCGAACTCTGGCCCGGGCACCCGGAGAAGGTGCTGGCCTGCCGGCGCGCGTTCGCCGCGCTCGAACCCGACACCGCCACCGCGCTGACCGCGACCGTGCTCGAAGCCTGCCGCTGGCTGGACGAGGATCCGCGCCATCGCGCGCGGGCCGCGCAGTGGCTGGCCGACGACGGCGCCATCGACCTGCCCGTCGCCTGCCTGTCCGACTGCCTGCTGCTGCCGACCGGCGACGACCGCGCCAGTCGCCTGCGTTTCCACGGCGACGGCGAGGTCAACTTCCCCTGGCTGTCGGACGGGCGCTGGTTCCTGCACCAGTTCCGCCGCTGGGGCTGGCTGCCGCCCGACGCCGGCGGCGACGACGCCCTGCTGGCCGAGATCCACCGGCTCGACAGCTACCGGCTGGCCGCGCTGCAGGTCGGGGTGCCGCTGCCACGGGGCGATACGCGCGCGAGCCTGCTGTTCGACGGGATGCGCTGGGAGTAGGGGCTCCCCACTGAAGCGGGGCGCGGCCGAGTCGCGTTTGCACCAAATTGGTGTTTACATAGCACCATGTCGGTGCGCCGCATCTCCCGCAGGTCTGGTGCCCGCCAGGGCGACCTCGCACGGCACCGGGTCAAGTCATTGATCTGACACATTTCCCGCCCGACGGCCCGCCCCGGACCTCGATTGGCACGCATGTTGCGTTGCAATAACCGTCGGGCGCAAAGCCGCGTCCACGACAACCCGATTACGACCCGAGGCCAACGGCGGCCGAAGGTCGCCGACAACGGCGTCTCTCCGGCCCCCACCGGAGGACGCCGTTTTTCGTTTTCGCCCTTCCTTTTCCGGCGGCCCGCGCGGGTGTGGTTGTACCCGGCAACGGCGGCCTCCTCCCACGGAGAGTGCGCGGATGAATCGTTCCTTCTGGCAGGCCGGGCACACGCCCACGCTGCTGTCGGCCTTCCTCTATTTCGACCTGAGCTTCATGGTCTGGTACCTGCTCGGACCGATGCAGGTGCAGATCGCCGGGGCGCTGCTGCTCGACACCCAGCAGCGCGCGCTGATGGTGGCGGTGCCGATCCTGTCGGGCGCGGTGCTGCGCCTGTTCCTAGGCCTGCTGGCCGACCGCATCGGCGCGAAACGCACCGGCCTGCTGGCGCAGGCGCTGGTGATCGCGGCGCTGATGGCGGCATGGACGCTGGGCGTGCACAGCTTCGGCCAGGCGTTGCTGCTGGGACTGATGCTGGGCGTGGCCGGCGCCTCGTTCGCGGTGGCGCTGCCGCTGGCGTCGCGTTGGTATCCGCCCGAGCACCAGGGCACGGCGATGGGCATCGCGGGCGCCGGCAATTCCGGCACCGTGCTCGCCGCGCTGTTCGCACCGCTGCTGGCGACGATGTTCGGCTTCCGCAACGTGTTCGGCCTGGCCTGCATTCCGCTGCTGGTGGTGCTGGTGGTGTTCGCGGTGTGCGCGAAGGACGCGCCGGTACCGGTCGCACGCAAGAGCCTTCGCGACTACGCGCACGTGCTGGTCGGCAACCGCGACTCGTGGTGGTTCATGTTCTTCTATGCGATCACCTTCGGCGGCTTCGTCGGCTTCGCCAGCGCGTTGCCGGGCTACTTCCACGACCAGTTCGGCTTCGAGCCGAAGATCGCCGGCTGGGCCACCGCGGCCTGCGTGCTGGCCGGCTCGGTGATGCGCCCGATCGGCGGCGTGATCGCCGACCGCATCGGCGGCACGCGCACGCTGCTGGCGGTGTACCTGTCGGTGGCCCTGCTGGTGGGCGGCGCGGCGCTGGGGCTCGGCGGCACCGCCGGCGTGGTGCTGCTGTTCGTCCTGACACTGCTGTGCCTGGGCGCCGGCAACGGCGCGGTGTTCCAGCTGGTGCCGCAGCGCTTCGGCCGGGAGATCGGTCTGATGACCGGACTGATCGGCATGGCCGGCGGCGTCGGCGGCTTCGTGCTCGCCGCGGGGCTTGGCGTGATCAAGCAGCACGGCGGCAGCTACGCGCCGGGACTGTGGCTGTTCGCCGGCATCGCCCTGCTCGCCTGGGGGCTGCTGCGCAGCGTCACCCACCAGTGGCGCAGCCGCTGGATGGCGCTCGGCACCGCACGCATCTGACCGGGATCCCACGA contains:
- a CDS encoding ANTAR domain-containing response regulator, producing MPRILLINDTAKPIGDLRDALVDAGHEVLGVVDGVSALLKAVEAHLPDVVILDVDSPSRDALEQLAMLHRHAPRPVVMFSANGDEQLIRAAVGAGVAAYVVDGLSPSRLHPIIQVALARFEQESQLRQQLEGVQQQLQDRKLIDQAKGLLMEKRGMSERDAYAALRQQAMRQNLKLADVARRILSMADLLG
- the oleC gene encoding olefin beta-lactone synthetase, encoding MVQEQIAGSTGPAPPGRAVASAPDVDRASAGSAPPPCNIAAALPRLAAQAPGRVAMRCPGRDGRYAVSLTYGELDARSDAIAAGLAARGIAAGTRTVVMVRPTPEFFVLMFALFKAGAVPVLVDPGIDRRALKQCLDEARPEAFVGIPLAQLARVLLGWARSARVRITTGRFALLADATLARIEREGAGRASQRVDTQPDAVAAILFTSGSTGVPKGVVYRHRHFVAQIEMLRDAFGIAAGGIDFPTFPPFALFDPALGLTSIIPDMDPTRPAQADPRKLHAAIARFGVDQLFGSPALMRVLADHGVPLPTLRRVTSAGAPVPPEVVARMLELLPEEARFWTPYGATECLPVAVIEGRELLALRERTERGAGTCVGRPVPPNEVRIIAIDDGPIEAWSDALPAAPGEVGEITVAGPSATDEYFNRDAQTRLAKIRETPSSSPGGGGGVDAVATARVVHRMGDLGYFDAEGRLWFCGRKSQRVETADGPLYTEQVEPVFNTHPDVRRTALVGIGAHGAQRAVLCVEVAAGIAAAQHARIERELRTIGAGFAHTARIDAFAFHPGFPVDIRHNAKIGREKLAAWAAARSAR
- the oleD gene encoding 2-alkyl-3-oxoalkanoate reductase, with amino-acid sequence MKILVTGGGGFLGQALCRGLVERGHEVASFNRGHYPALDALGVHQLRGDLADRDAVLAAATGVDAIFHNAAKAGAWGSRDSYYSANVTGTQNVLDACRAHGIGKLVYTSTPSVTHRATHPVEGGTADTVPYGEGFKAPYAETKTIAEKAVLAANDADLATVALRPRLIWGPGDQQILPRLVERAKAGRLRFVGGGHNLIDTTYIDNAAQAHFDAFEHLAPGAACAGRAYFISNGEPKPTREIVNALLAAAGAPQVDGSIPFGVAYAVGAACEALWPLLRLGGEPPMTRFLAEQLSTTHWYSMAPATRDFGYVPRVTIAEGLQRLRASLQRK
- a CDS encoding nitrate/nitrite transporter, yielding MLSAFLYFDLSFMVWYLLGPMQVQIAGALLLDTQQRALMVAVPILSGAVLRLFLGLLADRIGAKRTGLLAQALVIAALMAAWTLGVHSFGQALLLGLMLGVAGASFAVALPLASRWYPPEHQGTAMGIAGAGNSGTVLAALFAPLLATMFGFRNVFGLACIPLLVVLVVFAVCAKDAPVPVARKSLRDYAHVLVGNRDSWWFMFFYAITFGGFVGFASALPGYFHDQFGFEPKIAGWATAACVLAGSVMRPIGGVIADRIGGTRTLLAVYLSVALLVGGAALGLGGTAGVVLLFVLTLLCLGAGNGAVFQLVPQRFGREIGLMTGLIGMAGGVGGFVLAAGLGVIKQHGGSYAPGLWLFAGIALLAWGLLRSVTHQWRSRWMALGTARI
- a CDS encoding NAD(P)-dependent oxidoreductase; this translates as MPLYPLFADLAGREVLVVGGGEVAVRKIEALLHAGARVRVHARALHPTLRGWEAEGRIECAEGEFDPAWIDAAWLLVVATDDGAFNAALAAQATARRTLANVVDDARLSSFQVPAVIDRAPLQLAISSGGAAPMLARRLRERLEIELDPSLGALAGLFARHRDVIRERLPDLNRRRRWFDAVIDGAVPALLRAGRAEEAERAFAAMLDPAAIAPVGGRISLVGTGPGDPARLTLGALRAMNLADVLLVDAGVGEAVLALARKDAPREPAQPDPADCLSWVAAHARAGRHVVWLRPGDGFREPASARFAQALQGMEWPCELHAGVAADDGDAPGASRPAGA
- a CDS encoding CmpA/NrtA family ABC transporter substrate-binding protein, coding for MTTATPRPLRIGFMPLVDCAPLVVAVRLGIDRRHGLRLELRRQGSWAAVRDKLLSGELDAAHALAGMVYGIETGIGGPQEQMAVLMVLNQNGQAIVLAPEAAQRLRAGVPLREALDVPARRPVLAQTFPTGTHAMWLYYWLAAQGVDPLHEVQAVTLPPPEMPAALARGEIEGYCAGEPWAAQAETLGAGARVIRSGELWPGHPEKVLACRRAFAALEPDTATALTATVLEACRWLDEDPRHRARAAQWLADDGAIDLPVACLSDCLLLPTGDDRASRLRFHGDGEVNFPWLSDGRWFLHQFRRWGWLPPDAGGDDALLAEIHRLDSYRLAALQVGVPLPRGDTRASLLFDGMRWE
- a CDS encoding biliverdin-producing heme oxygenase gives rise to the protein MRGWAGILRRIIGSSAPGTTPTSDQGTARMRLREATADLHARVDALFPRGLDSVATYRRYVLGMHRFATDFEIAVAARPRHSEWLARDLSSLALAPLAAEGVRGPASGAATRLGWCYVMAGSGMGARVLLRDARRLGFDRGRGAGFLARHAVAEDWSALQARLSALDADDAPRMAQAEHGARTAFALVRACFERSFDLVPVAADKEHA
- a CDS encoding GAF domain-containing protein; this encodes MTPELERALDACASEPIHLPGAIQPHGYLISCQLPDWSIHHVSANIEALTSAPPEDMLRRSLREFITDDVIQTIAETIGFAEPGAQAQRAAVANIGPMAALCEVSVHVAQGLVHIEIEPHVRGAGERSPTVVAQAMITRVAQGGDDEGFHQRVAEQVRLLTGYDRVMVYRFRHDDSGDVVAESRDSAMPAYLGLRYPASDIPPQARRLYLHNRIRVIPDANYTPVPVLPDRSARGEPLDLGQLSLRSVSPVHLEYLANMGVGASMSISIIAGGRLWGLVACHHRGVRHLSPGVRAAADLFGLFVSMRVAAREQQEAAAMEDGARAVRDTLALRLAHASDPRLAIAAELDLLRRAVACDGVALLQSGRWYGAGRTPPAERIPDLLAWLAREAHPAAPAMTDRAEDWSPGPEAADGIAGVFALPLDPGSDEWLLFFRCEQIEDVRWAGRPDEPFVVAGDGSRIGPRASFAAWRETVRGSSAPWSDADARIARRLWLVLREHYRRPGPHAEVGDLRGHRSRLDVRDHGKRLLQLSELLDGLVHVSPVETARLSARIAKLEEELQGLVSSANLAGSSSR
- a CDS encoding YkgJ family cysteine cluster protein, with product MHPCLTCGACCTQYRVAFHWMESDEAGDGGVPAALTERLDGHRLCMRGTYSDPIRCVALDAQIGVYSRCTIHPHRPSVCREVDASWEHGRASDQCDRARLAHGLPLLGADDWRWRDAAGGGRDPDDGNAPTVDLPPLAA
- a CDS encoding alpha/beta fold hydrolase — its product is MRVFTNLSRAVSFPDYDFASHRFEVRPGIRLHYLDEGPRGGEVVVALHGNPSWGYYWRHLVHGLRDRYRVIVPDHVGMGLSDKPDDDADALPRYDYTLQSRVDDLAALLDHLGVDGPMTLAVHDWGGMIGFGWALSHTAQVRRLVVLNTAGFPMPAGKPMPWQIALGRDYHVGELLIRGFNAFSAGAARFGVERTMPREVRRAYVAPYDNWKHRISTVRFMQDIPLSEKDRAWPLVAESGRRLGEYADRPAFLGWGLKDFVFDRDFLERFRRALPQAEVHAFEDAGHYVLEDRHEVLVPAIRAFLDRNPL